TGGTACGCGGGAATGTTGACCGAGTTGTTTCAAGAAAAGGAGATATGTCCGGATCATTTCTTTTTGCAGGAGATGAAGAAGGCGATGAAGGGGATCGAGGATTTCAAGACGGATAAGCAGATTAAAATGGCTGAATCCGTTATTCGTGATTTGCGGAAAACGTTGAATCAAGAGCCTGTCTTTTCGACCCAGTTATACGTGAGTCCGGAACGGTCAAAGCTGGAATGGAAGGGAACATTGGGAATTTGTGACCGTATCGAAGAGTTCGAGGCTGATGTGGCCGAAATTTCGGATGATTTATTGAACTGGGCAAAGGAACTGGCGGCGAAAATACAGTTGAGTCTGGCCATGTTTTCCGGGAAAATGGATCGTAGCCGGGTAATATACGAGCAGGATTCCGGGGAGCTGGATGAGGATGAATTGTATCAATCCCGATATAACCGGAATATATTTTTCGAGGAAGTAATGGCTCCTTCGGCTATACTCGAAGTGGTTATCCTTTTGGATTTGTCTGGTTCGATGTGTACGGGAGACAAGATTTCTACGCAAATTGTGATCTCTTCTGCGTTAGCCTTGGCTTTCAACAAGTATCCGAACGTGGTGTATTACTCGATATACGGGCATCGCTGTGGAGATGAGGGCATCGAGATTATTCGTTTCCACGATCGGGGCGAAAAACTGCAACTGGGAAAACTGTTTTCTCAACAAGCGTTAAATGCCAATGCTGACGGGTATGCCATGCTGTATTGTTTTGATAAGTTCAAGTCGGATGCTAAGAATAAATTGTTCTTCATGATTTCCGACGGGGCTCCCTCAGCCACGGGATATGACGGGGAGGATGCCCGTGAACACGTGTGGGAGGTTGTGCGGGAAGGAAAGAAGAGAGGAATCGAGGTTCTGTCCGTGGGAATTGATAATTTCGAACAGGCGGATATGTATGAAGAGTTTATTCCTTATTCCGGTCCGGAGATCACAACGAAGATTTCTCAGTGGATTCGTAAGAAATTCATGTCGATAGCGGATGATAATTCGTTTTAACGATAATAAAAAAACAGCATCGGTTTGGATGCTGTTTTTTCATTTCTTATTATAATCCTAATTTCTTACGTATTGCTTTCGGAATAGCATCTTTGTGAACCATGATTGCCACGGTTTGCAAGCGACAGAATGGTTCGGACATATAAAGATAACCACCGAACGGGTTACGATCTTCTCCCCAAGAATTTTTGGTCTTATAATAGATCGTTCCGTTCTGATCCTTTAGCATTCCGGTGATGTGCATCAAGTGATCATCTGTTGTCTGGCGGTTGTTAAAAGTGAATTGACGTTTGTTGTCATCTACTTTCATTTCCGGTACGGGAGATTCGAAAGACTGCATTTTACGTTCCCGATCTTTTGCGCTAAGTGTGGTCCACTTGTCGATCTCGGCATTGATCATTTCCTCTGGGTTATTGGTCGGGAGAATGGCCAACCCGTTCGGGTGGCTGAAACCATTGTGGCTTACGTCTCCATCCCAGCATACGGAGTACCCGTTTTTCAAGGCGTTGTTCATCACTTCCATTAACTCGTCAATCGGTAGATTGTAGTAACGGGCGTGCATCCAGTTATCGGGAATTGTGAGTTCCACCTCTTCGTAGAAAGGGTACATCTGGAAAGAAGTCAATTCCACGTAATCATTTAAGTTTAGATCTAGGGATGCCGCGAAACTTTGCGGGGTATACTCCTTGCCCTCGTAAGTGAATGTTTCCGGGGTGTCACCCAGGTAAGCCTCGATATATCTCATGAAACCTTTTGTCCACACGGGAGTAATCTGTCGGTTCGGATTTTTGTTCACGGCGTCAAGGATTCCTTGCAAAGCAGCCACCATTTCTGCATGAATGTGAAAGTCTCGTCCGTATTGCAATCCGGTATATACTTCTTCCGGAACAATTCCGTACTTTTTGATCATATCTATTACGTCATGAGCTTGTCCTCCCTCGCTGAAGTTTGTCTTCCCGTGGAATTGAACGTAACGTAATCCTTTCTCGAAGTAGGCGTTTTTAGCCACGTAAAGTTCTGCGAGATCATAGACAGGTTTGCCTTTGCGCAGTAATTCTGATTCTAAGAATGAGAGAGTTGCGTAGTCCCAGCAGGTTCCCACGCTTTGTTGATTCTTCACCGGGGTCGTTTTCAAGTCAACGACTGTTGTAAAGTTGTAGCCGGAACGAGGTCCGCCTTTTTGTGCAAACACGGCCGTGCTGATAGAAACAAGCAGGATGACCATGCATAAGAACGAATGTTTTATCATATCTGATTAATTTTGGTATTTTTACTTTGGTGGCGAAGTTAATTAAAATTTTGCATACACTAAAAATAATCTTTTACCGGCAAAACGAATGCTTTGTAGCGGATAATCTATATCTTTACCTTGTTTTTGTGGACGTGGGGAGAAATATACTTAAATATAAATTAC
The window above is part of the Butyricimonas paravirosa genome. Proteins encoded here:
- a CDS encoding aminopeptidase C; translated protein: MIKHSFLCMVILLVSISTAVFAQKGGPRSGYNFTTVVDLKTTPVKNQQSVGTCWDYATLSFLESELLRKGKPVYDLAELYVAKNAYFEKGLRYVQFHGKTNFSEGGQAHDVIDMIKKYGIVPEEVYTGLQYGRDFHIHAEMVAALQGILDAVNKNPNRQITPVWTKGFMRYIEAYLGDTPETFTYEGKEYTPQSFAASLDLNLNDYVELTSFQMYPFYEEVELTIPDNWMHARYYNLPIDELMEVMNNALKNGYSVCWDGDVSHNGFSHPNGLAILPTNNPEEMINAEIDKWTTLSAKDRERKMQSFESPVPEMKVDDNKRQFTFNNRQTTDDHLMHITGMLKDQNGTIYYKTKNSWGEDRNPFGGYLYMSEPFCRLQTVAIMVHKDAIPKAIRKKLGL